TAAAACTGAATAGAATCTTAGAGAAATAAATTACAAATAAAATAATAAATACTGAGATAAGAATTTGCTAGTAGGAAAAATAAACACACTAAAGTTAGGGGAAAATCAAGTAAACTTACCCAAATTACAAGCCGATAACTATAATTTAAATCAGCCCAAAATCAAAGGAGCTAGGACAATCCCTCAAAAGCTATTATGGAGCTTTCTTTTAAATAACAGTAAAGCTTTGGCGTTTGGCTTCGGTTTTGAATCACTTTACCGGGGTTCTAGTTTCCGATTATCTTTACATAGTTTGGTTTTTTTCGCGCCGACTTACTTATTGGTTCAATTGTTGCTCGAAAACTAAATATTATCAGGGTCAATATTCAACTCGCGTAATTTGGCAGCCAGTTTTTCAGCCCGTTGTGCTTCGGCTTGAGCTTGCTGTTCAGCTATTTTGACCTGTTCTTGGGGTGTTGGATATCGCTGTTGGTGTTCGTTGTACCAATACAGCCACTCGCGAGTAATTCCGCCATAACTTCCCCGTTCACAGCCAATTCCCAACACTATTTCTGGCATCCAAACTGGGTTTCCCTGCTGTAATACGTACTCACCGTTTACTAGTTTATGTACTTCTAAGCGAGGTTTGCGACGGCGTCGCGATGAGTAAATTACATAGTAGAGTACGCCTAGTGTTGCATACTCATCTTTTTTGGCACTGTATTCTTTACGATAAGTTTGGGATACCACTTCTAAAGCTAAAATTGGGACTACATTTTCATCCCAAAGTGCATAACTTGGACGTAACTCTTCATCATAAAATCTTTCGACACCCAAACTCAGAAATCCATCTGGTACTATTGGCGGTTCATCTGGGTGACTATAAATCCCCATATCAATGCCGAAAAACCAGTCCATCCGCTCTGACCAAAGCATCAGCAGGGTGGCTTTTAACAGTCCTGGTAATAATTCTTGCAGTTCGTTATCCACAGGTGTTTCGTCCGAGTCGGGCAGTTCTTCTGCCGAAGGTAGATATCGCGGCAATTTGTACTCTAGCATGGCTGCGGATCAAGTTTGGTTTGGGGTTCTCAAATTATTTTCAATACTAGCAAGAACATCAGACGCTTCAACAACACCTTGGAATTTCTCTTCGTCATCAACCACAGCAACCGTCCTTTCTTGTTGGTAGAGGTGAAAAATATTTTCTAGGCTGGTATTAGCATTGGCTTTAGGAAAGTTTTGCAGCATCACACAAGTCAGGTCTTCACTTCCTTGTCGGATTGCGTCAGAAAGCAATTTTTTCGTAACCATGCCAACGAGTTTACCATCCCCATGAATAAATTTCTTCTAGCAGTAAATCCCGCAGTTCGTTAGCGATCTCATCAGGCGGATTACCTGCAAGCGCCCGTCCAATCAACTTTTCAGCCTCTCGTAATTCTGAACATTCTACAGCAAGGGTTGCGGCACTGCGATGGAGAACCGATCTATATAGTACGTATATAGTTAATTTAAAGTCTTATGCCTTATAATTCTTTTAATTATAACTTTTAAGCATATCAAATCTATTTATGGAATTATGACATCTCAAATATTTTGTGACTGTTGCAGAAGAACTGAGTTTTAGTCGTGCTGCTGTCCGACTGTTTATTTCCCAACCTGCGTTAAGCCGTCAAATCAAAGACCTTGAAGATGAACTGGGCATTTTACTGTTTCTGAGAAAATCTCATGGATTGATACTTACAGCAGCAGGGAAATTTTTTCTCGAACAAGCAAAAGATATTTTGAATCGCAGTCATGTTGCTGTGCAAAGCATCAAGAATAATTCTACTAATATAGATGAGTTTTTGGTTGTTAACTGCACCCCAACTATCCTCCAAACTTTTCAGGATAATCCTCAGACAATTGAAACAACACCAGCAATGCCGTCGGCGGGCTTTCCTAGGTCACGCTACGTTGTTCTAGAATCTCCAGAAGGAGCGGTTCCCCTTGCTTCCTGTCTGTACATTGAGCGCTCGAACATCGAACAAACCTGTTATCAAGAAATTCTTCAACCCCGTGCGTTCATTCGCATCTTTGCACCTCGAAACATGGGAAAAACTTCCCTGATTGCACGAATTCTGGATTATGGGATACGTCAGAATTACCACACAGTGCGACTCAGCTTACATCACGCCGGAACACAGGTGTTTGCTTCGAGCGATCGCTTCTTACGCTGGTTTTGTAAAAATGTCACTCAACAGTTGGGTTTGGAATCTAGATTAAATGACTACTGGGACGAGGAAATGGGAGCTTTGATTAACAGCACGATTTATTTTCAGGGCTATCTCCTTAAGGAAGTCTCTAACCCTATCGTTCTAGCACTAGATGGCATCGACCAATTATTTGAGTACCCAGAAGTTGCTAGTGATTTTTTTGTCCTTTTGCGTTCCTGGTATGAGGAAACAAAAGACATTTCAGTTTGGCAGAAGTTACGAATTGTTATCGCTCATGCCGTTGAAGTTTACATTCCCTTACCCACCCATCGCTCTCCATTTAATGTGGGATTGGCGATCAAATTGCCAACCTTTAGCCCAGAACAGGTGCAGGATTTAGCCGAACGTCACGGACTTCAACTCACGACGCCTGAACTTGAGCAGTTAATAAAGCTGACTGGGGGCTTCCCGTATTTAATTCAACTAGCATTGTATCAAAGTACACGTTTAGAGATGCCTCTGCAAACGTTACTGCAAGATGCTACGACCAATACTGGAATCTATCAACAACATCTTCAGTATCAGTTGTGGAAGCAGGGTGTTTCATCAGAAATTCCAAATCTTCCTGAGAGTTAATCACCTTTATCCAGTGGTTTGCCGTATCCCCACTGGAATTTGGCGTTTTCTGTTAACAATGATGAGTCTGGTAAAGGATCTGGTGAGTGGCGATCGGTAAGAAATTGACCGATAAGAACATGCACAGATTCAAAATCAGAAT
This genomic interval from Scytonema hofmannii PCC 7110 contains the following:
- a CDS encoding AAA-like domain-containing protein, which encodes MPSAGFPRSRYVVLESPEGAVPLASCLYIERSNIEQTCYQEILQPRAFIRIFAPRNMGKTSLIARILDYGIRQNYHTVRLSLHHAGTQVFASSDRFLRWFCKNVTQQLGLESRLNDYWDEEMGALINSTIYFQGYLLKEVSNPIVLALDGIDQLFEYPEVASDFFVLLRSWYEETKDISVWQKLRIVIAHAVEVYIPLPTHRSPFNVGLAIKLPTFSPEQVQDLAERHGLQLTTPELEQLIKLTGGFPYLIQLALYQSTRLEMPLQTLLQDATTNTGIYQQHLQYQLWKQGVSSEIPNLPES
- a CDS encoding CBS domain-containing protein, coding for MVTKKLLSDAIRQGSEDLTCVMLQNFPKANANTSLENIFHLYQQERTVAVVDDEEKFQGVVEASDVLASIENNLRTPNQT
- a CDS encoding Uma2 family endonuclease; its protein translation is MLEYKLPRYLPSAEELPDSDETPVDNELQELLPGLLKATLLMLWSERMDWFFGIDMGIYSHPDEPPIVPDGFLSLGVERFYDEELRPSYALWDENVVPILALEVVSQTYRKEYSAKKDEYATLGVLYYVIYSSRRRRKPRLEVHKLVNGEYVLQQGNPVWMPEIVLGIGCERGSYGGITREWLYWYNEHQQRYPTPQEQVKIAEQQAQAEAQRAEKLAAKLRELNIDPDNI